From Rhodovastum atsumiense, a single genomic window includes:
- a CDS encoding protein kinase family protein: protein MVKSLPSDTAPAQDLIAGIYAVDFARPLAAAGAGLPAFAATDRSRGAGQVMALQVAPGAPPRADALQALAGWSEGGLLAPLAHGPAMTPGGQPAWFVICSSPPGLPVSAGLRPWSEAELLSCVLRPVASVLAALEARRVTHRAICPDNLFRAGAGETVVLGAGWAAPPASLQPSLFEPPYSAMCLAAGRGEGSIADDVYALGVTLLVLALGRVPLQGLDDTAILRRKLALGSFAALTGEEKLSPVIADLVRGMLAEDPEHRPPPVLLTDPVAARGRRVAARPPRRAQRPLEDGAGAIWDARSLAHAIATAPEAGVRLLCGGAVDRWLRRSFGDSGLAARMDDLVRLRAADAVAGDTHADGLLAMRAVALLDPLAPLCWRGIAIWPDGLGPALAAQAPAEVTDRLLEIVATEAASSWAALRAERCDGAALRLQARQHRMLLRLRGWGGGLPRLRYALNSLLPCASPLLAGRLVVQVTELLLALETVAARPEARGQSPIDRDIAAFLATRQDQRIEGELAELAEGPPARVAIAELRVLADLQWRLGGRSLPRLAAWLAERLGPALDTWRNRARRQERGRALAAAAATGRLGAMLDMLEDGPARLADQRGAEAAEDAVRRIDAELATLVAGSSSRAETARRLGQELALGMATMVITVALVAAVLS, encoded by the coding sequence ATGGTCAAGTCACTCCCTTCCGATACCGCTCCCGCGCAGGATCTGATCGCCGGCATCTATGCCGTGGATTTCGCGCGCCCCCTGGCGGCTGCCGGCGCTGGCTTGCCGGCTTTCGCCGCGACCGATCGCAGCCGCGGCGCGGGCCAGGTGATGGCCCTGCAGGTCGCGCCGGGCGCGCCGCCCAGGGCCGATGCGCTGCAGGCGCTGGCCGGGTGGTCGGAAGGCGGCCTGCTGGCGCCGCTCGCGCATGGGCCGGCCATGACGCCGGGGGGCCAGCCGGCCTGGTTCGTGATCTGCTCGTCCCCGCCCGGGCTGCCGGTTTCGGCGGGATTGCGGCCCTGGTCAGAGGCGGAGCTGCTGTCCTGCGTGCTGCGGCCGGTCGCTTCGGTGCTGGCTGCGCTGGAAGCCCGTCGCGTCACCCATCGGGCGATTTGCCCGGACAACCTGTTCCGGGCCGGCGCGGGGGAGACGGTGGTGTTGGGGGCGGGGTGGGCGGCGCCGCCGGCCAGCCTGCAGCCTTCCCTGTTCGAACCCCCTTATTCCGCCATGTGCCTGGCAGCCGGTCGCGGTGAGGGCAGTATTGCCGACGATGTCTATGCGCTCGGGGTCACGCTGCTGGTGCTTGCCTTGGGGCGGGTGCCGCTGCAGGGGCTCGACGACACGGCGATCCTGCGGCGCAAGCTGGCGCTTGGCAGTTTCGCCGCGCTGACTGGTGAGGAGAAGCTGTCCCCGGTCATCGCCGACCTGGTGCGGGGCATGTTGGCGGAGGATCCCGAGCACCGGCCGCCTCCGGTGCTGCTGACCGATCCCGTGGCGGCACGCGGCCGGCGGGTGGCGGCACGTCCCCCGCGCCGGGCGCAACGTCCGCTCGAGGATGGCGCGGGCGCGATCTGGGATGCGCGGAGCCTCGCGCATGCGATCGCCACCGCTCCCGAGGCGGGGGTCAGGCTGTTGTGCGGGGGGGCAGTGGATCGTTGGCTGCGGCGCAGCTTCGGTGATTCCGGCCTGGCCGCGCGGATGGATGATTTGGTACGGCTGCGCGCCGCCGACGCCGTGGCCGGTGATACCCATGCGGATGGCTTGCTGGCGATGCGCGCCGTGGCCTTGCTGGATCCCCTGGCGCCGTTGTGCTGGCGTGGCATCGCGATCTGGCCGGATGGGCTGGGGCCGGCGTTGGCGGCGCAAGCGCCGGCCGAAGTCACCGATCGCCTCCTCGAGATCGTCGCCACCGAGGCCGCGAGCAGTTGGGCGGCGCTACGGGCAGAGCGCTGCGATGGTGCCGCGCTGCGACTGCAGGCACGGCAGCACCGCATGCTGTTGCGGCTGCGGGGCTGGGGCGGCGGATTGCCGCGGCTGCGCTATGCCCTCAATTCGTTGCTGCCCTGTGCGAGCCCCTTGCTGGCGGGGCGGCTGGTCGTCCAGGTGACGGAGCTGCTGCTGGCCCTGGAGACGGTGGCCGCCCGGCCGGAGGCGCGCGGACAGTCACCGATCGATCGTGACATCGCGGCGTTCCTGGCAACCCGTCAGGACCAGCGTATCGAGGGAGAACTGGCGGAGCTCGCGGAAGGACCGCCGGCGCGCGTCGCCATCGCGGAGCTGCGCGTCCTGGCGGACCTGCAGTGGCGGCTGGGGGGACGCAGCCTGCCGCGTCTTGCCGCGTGGCTGGCCGAACGGCTCGGGCCGGCCCTGGACACCTGGCGCAACCGTGCGCGCCGGCAGGAGCGCGGCCGGGCCCTGGCCGCCGCGGCGGCGACCGGACGGCTCGGGGCGATGCTGGACATGCTTGAAGACGGGCCGGCGCGGCTGGCCGACCAGCGTGGGGCGGAGGCCGCGGAAGACGCGGTCCGGCGAATCGATGCGGAGCTCGCGACGCTGGTGGCGGGGAGTTCCTCGCGTGCCGAAACCGCGCGGCGGCTGGGGCAGGAGCTGGCCCTGGGAATGGCGACGATGGTGATCACGGTGGCCCTGGTCGCGGCGGTGCTGTCATGA
- a CDS encoding GNAT family N-acetyltransferase: MPDLVTIRHVTETDVDALVRGNRASRGLHMHWVEPFTDREGFHRWFAGTLTGRKVALLAERDGDIAGVVTFSEIVMDSFCSAYLGYYAMAGMQGRGLMTRAVELAVLHGFNEIGLHRIEVNIQPDNLRSRALVKRLGFRLEGYSPRYLRIAGLWRDHERWAKLADDEPRPR; encoded by the coding sequence ATGCCTGATCTTGTAACGATCCGCCACGTGACGGAGACCGATGTTGACGCGCTGGTCCGCGGCAATCGCGCCAGCCGTGGCCTGCACATGCACTGGGTGGAGCCTTTCACCGATCGCGAGGGGTTTCATCGGTGGTTTGCCGGTACGCTCACGGGGCGAAAGGTTGCCCTGCTCGCCGAGCGCGATGGGGACATCGCCGGGGTGGTGACCTTCAGCGAGATCGTCATGGACAGCTTCTGCAGTGCCTATCTCGGCTACTACGCCATGGCCGGGATGCAGGGGCGGGGGCTGATGACGCGCGCGGTGGAACTGGCGGTGCTGCATGGCTTCAATGAAATCGGCTTGCATCGCATCGAGGTGAACATACAGCCGGACAATCTGCGCTCGCGTGCGCTGGTGAAGCGCCTCGGCTTCCGGCTGGAGGGCTATTCGCCGCGTTACCTGCGCATCGCCGGGTTGTGGCGGGATCACGAACGTTGGGCGAAGCTCGCCGACGACGAGCCGCGTCCCCGTTGA
- the serA gene encoding phosphoglycerate dehydrogenase yields the protein MPKVLISDKLSPAAVEIFRARGVEVDVKTGLSAADLRAIIGEYDGLAIRSATKVTKEVLETATNLKVVGRAGIGVDNVDIKSATARGVVVMNTPNGNAITTAEHAIAMMFALARQIPEASASTKAGKWEKNRFMGVELTGKVLGVIGCGNIGSIVADRAIGLKMRVVAYDPYLTDKRARDIGVEKIELADLIARADIITLHTPLTDQTRNIISRDALARAKKGVRIINCARGGLVDEAALAEALKSGHVAGAALDVFEVEPAKESPLFALENVVCTPHLGASTTEAQENVALQIAEQMSDFLLTGAVSNAINMPSVSAEDAPRLKPYMELCRSLGAFAGQLTTAQHSAIKAVTIEYEGAAAGLNTKPLTAAALAGLMGPMMEGANMVNAPVLAHDRGIEVSETIHDRPSEYQTLVRISVVTDTQTRGVAGTLFAGSRPRIVEIKGIPVEADFARHMLYVTNQDKPGFIGRFGAVLSEAGINIATFHLGRAEAGGDAICLVSIDEEPSEEVLKAVRALPLVVQAAPLSF from the coding sequence ATGCCGAAGGTTCTCATTTCCGACAAGCTCTCCCCGGCCGCCGTCGAGATCTTCCGCGCGCGCGGCGTCGAGGTTGACGTCAAGACCGGCCTTTCCGCCGCCGATCTGCGGGCCATCATCGGCGAATATGACGGTTTGGCCATCCGCTCCGCCACCAAGGTGACGAAGGAAGTGCTCGAGACGGCCACCAACCTCAAGGTGGTTGGCCGCGCCGGCATCGGCGTCGACAACGTCGATATCAAGTCGGCCACCGCGCGCGGCGTGGTGGTGATGAACACGCCGAACGGCAATGCCATCACCACCGCCGAGCACGCCATCGCCATGATGTTCGCGCTGGCCCGCCAGATCCCCGAGGCCTCGGCCTCGACCAAGGCCGGCAAGTGGGAAAAGAACCGCTTCATGGGCGTCGAGCTGACCGGCAAGGTGCTCGGCGTGATCGGTTGCGGCAATATCGGCTCGATCGTCGCCGACCGCGCCATCGGCCTGAAGATGCGGGTGGTCGCCTACGACCCGTACCTGACCGACAAGCGCGCCCGCGACATCGGCGTGGAGAAGATCGAACTCGCCGACCTGATCGCGCGCGCCGACATCATCACGCTGCACACGCCGCTGACCGACCAGACCCGCAACATCATCTCGCGTGACGCGCTGGCGCGCGCCAAGAAGGGCGTGCGCATCATCAACTGCGCCCGCGGCGGACTGGTCGACGAGGCGGCGCTGGCCGAGGCGCTGAAGTCGGGCCATGTCGCCGGTGCCGCGCTGGACGTGTTCGAGGTAGAGCCCGCCAAGGAAAGCCCGCTCTTCGCGCTGGAGAACGTGGTCTGCACCCCGCATCTCGGCGCCTCCACCACGGAAGCGCAGGAGAACGTGGCGCTGCAGATCGCCGAGCAGATGAGCGATTTCCTGCTGACCGGCGCGGTGTCGAACGCGATCAACATGCCGTCGGTCTCGGCCGAGGACGCGCCGCGCCTGAAGCCCTACATGGAACTGTGCCGCTCGCTCGGCGCCTTCGCCGGGCAGCTCACCACGGCCCAGCACTCCGCCATCAAGGCCGTCACCATCGAGTACGAGGGGGCCGCCGCCGGGCTGAACACCAAGCCGCTGACCGCGGCCGCGCTCGCCGGGCTGATGGGGCCGATGATGGAAGGCGCCAACATGGTCAACGCCCCGGTGCTCGCGCATGATCGCGGCATCGAGGTCAGCGAAACCATCCATGACCGCCCGAGCGAGTACCAGACCCTGGTGCGCATCAGCGTGGTCACGGACACGCAGACCCGCGGCGTGGCCGGCACGCTGTTCGCCGGCAGCCGTCCGCGCATCGTCGAGATCAAGGGCATCCCGGTCGAGGCCGATTTCGCCCGGCACATGCTCTATGTCACCAACCAGGACAAGCCGGGCTTCATCGGCCGGTTCGGTGCGGTGCTGTCCGAGGCGGGCATCAACATCGCCACCTTCCATCTCGGCCGCGCCGAGGCGGGCGGGGATGCGATCTGCCTGGTCAGCATCGACGAGGAACCTTCCGAGGAGGTGTTGAAGGCAGTCCGCGCCCTGCCGCTGGTGGTGCAGGCGGCGCCGCTGAGCTTCTGA
- a CDS encoding phosphoserine transaminase, which yields MALAAAKPDTRPANPQFSSGPCAKRPGWTVAALESALLGRSHRAKNPKARLAEVIDRSRAILGIPADWRLGIVPASDTGAVEMALWSLLGARPVDVLAFESFSQTWATDIVKQLKLADARVLTAPYGKLPNLADVDFTHDVVLAWNGTTSGVRIPNGDWIPAQREGLVIADATSAAFAMDLPWDKLDVVTWSWQKVLGGEAAHGMLALSPRAVERLTTYKPAWPLPKIFRLTSGGKLTEGVFKGETINTPSMLCVEDAVDGLRWAEGIGGLKALIGRSEASLAAIAAWVAKTDWADFLAEAPATRSCTSICLKITAPWFTALAPEAQAEAAKKLASLLEKEGVAYDIGSYRDAPPGLRIWAGATVETADVAALLPWLDWAYAQVAASYTTQAAE from the coding sequence ATGGCACTCGCCGCCGCCAAGCCGGACACACGTCCGGCCAATCCGCAGTTTTCATCCGGTCCTTGCGCGAAGCGTCCTGGTTGGACGGTCGCCGCGCTCGAAAGCGCGCTGCTCGGCCGCAGCCACCGCGCCAAGAACCCCAAGGCCCGCCTCGCCGAAGTGATCGACCGCTCTCGCGCCATTCTCGGCATTCCCGCCGACTGGCGGCTCGGCATCGTGCCGGCCTCCGATACCGGCGCGGTGGAGATGGCGCTCTGGTCGCTGCTCGGTGCCCGCCCGGTGGACGTGCTGGCCTTCGAGAGTTTCTCCCAGACCTGGGCGACCGATATCGTCAAGCAGCTCAAGCTGGCCGATGCGCGCGTGCTGACCGCGCCGTATGGCAAGCTGCCGAACCTCGCCGATGTCGATTTCACCCATGACGTCGTGCTGGCCTGGAACGGCACCACCTCGGGTGTGCGCATTCCCAATGGCGACTGGATCCCCGCGCAGCGCGAGGGGCTGGTGATCGCGGACGCGACTTCGGCCGCCTTCGCCATGGACCTGCCCTGGGACAAGCTCGATGTCGTCACCTGGTCCTGGCAGAAAGTGCTGGGCGGCGAGGCGGCGCACGGCATGCTGGCGCTCTCGCCCCGCGCGGTCGAGCGCCTGACCACCTACAAGCCGGCCTGGCCGCTGCCGAAGATCTTCCGCCTGACCAGCGGCGGCAAGCTGACCGAGGGTGTTTTCAAAGGCGAAACCATCAACACCCCGAGCATGCTCTGCGTCGAGGACGCGGTTGATGGCCTGCGCTGGGCGGAAGGGATCGGCGGCCTGAAGGCGCTGATCGGCCGCAGCGAGGCGAGCCTGGCCGCCATCGCCGCCTGGGTCGCCAAGACCGATTGGGCCGACTTCCTGGCCGAGGCTCCGGCGACGCGCTCCTGCACCTCGATCTGCCTGAAGATCACCGCGCCCTGGTTCACCGCCCTGGCGCCGGAAGCGCAGGCGGAAGCAGCGAAGAAGCTCGCCTCGTTGCTCGAGAAGGAAGGTGTCGCCTACGACATCGGCAGCTATCGCGACGCGCCGCCGGGCCTGCGCATCTGGGCCGGCGCCACGGTCGAGACCGCGGATGTCGCCGCCCTGTTGCCGTGGCTCGACTGGGCCTATGCCCAGGTCGCCGCTTCCTACACCACCCAGGCCGCGGAGTAG
- a CDS encoding carbonic anhydrase, translating into MQDLIDGYQRFRESAWPERKKVFEQLADRGQRPQTMVIACSDSRVDPAMIFDAGPGQIFVVRNVANLVPPFQPDGTYHGTSAALEFGVLALQVRHLIVLGHGMCGGVRALLEGVPAPLGDFVGPWINLAGRARDRVLACDPADRQLACEHATVQLSLENLMTFPWIRDAVEAGRLRLHGAHFDIRTGVLALLQPDGSFSPA; encoded by the coding sequence ATGCAGGATCTCATCGACGGCTACCAGCGCTTCCGCGAATCCGCCTGGCCGGAGCGGAAGAAGGTGTTCGAACAACTGGCCGACCGTGGCCAGCGCCCGCAGACCATGGTGATCGCGTGCTCCGACAGCCGCGTCGATCCGGCTATGATCTTCGATGCCGGTCCCGGCCAGATCTTCGTCGTGCGCAACGTCGCCAACCTGGTGCCGCCGTTCCAGCCGGACGGCACCTATCACGGCACCAGCGCCGCCCTCGAGTTCGGGGTGCTGGCCCTGCAGGTGCGCCACCTGATCGTGCTGGGCCACGGCATGTGCGGGGGCGTCCGCGCCCTGCTCGAAGGGGTGCCGGCTCCGCTCGGTGATTTCGTCGGCCCCTGGATCAATCTTGCCGGGCGTGCCCGCGACCGCGTGCTGGCCTGCGATCCGGCCGACCGGCAACTGGCCTGCGAGCATGCGACGGTGCAGCTTTCGCTGGAAAACCTCATGACCTTCCCCTGGATCCGCGATGCGGTGGAAGCGGGGCGGCTGCGCCTGCACGGCGCGCATTTCGACATCCGCACCGGCGTGCTCGCCCTGTTGCAGCCCGACGGCAGCTTCAGCCCCGCCTGA
- a CDS encoding ATP phosphoribosyltransferase regulatory subunit gives MTDDRPLNPALLPAGLRDLLPPEAETEATSVEAIMDAFAAHGYQRVKPPLLEFEESLLGAAGAAVADQTFRLMDPDSHHMMGVRADMTPQVARIATTRLSHAPRPLRLSYAGQCLRVRSAGLATERQVAQAGIELIGPDSPDADAEIAAVGAEALAAVGLTRVSFDLTLPPFVPTLLDEAGFTAEAGASLGRALDRKDAAAVTELGGSLAGTLTDLLLAAGPAERALAALEAAALPPGARALAKRLAATVAAIRARAPGLRLTIDPVEFRGFRYHTGVTLTVYAPGRHEELGRGGRYLCGDTEPATGLTLYPDAVLRAAPPRAPKPRVYVPVEADATRAAALRAEGYATVAGLEAVADPAAEARRLACTHVLIAGGLTALAAE, from the coding sequence ATGACCGACGATCGCCCCCTCAATCCCGCCCTGCTTCCCGCCGGGTTGCGCGACCTGTTGCCGCCCGAGGCCGAAACCGAGGCCACCTCGGTGGAAGCGATCATGGACGCCTTTGCCGCACATGGTTACCAGCGGGTCAAGCCGCCGCTGCTCGAATTCGAGGAAAGCCTGCTCGGCGCCGCCGGCGCGGCCGTGGCCGACCAGACCTTCCGGCTGATGGACCCCGACAGCCACCACATGATGGGGGTGCGGGCGGACATGACGCCGCAGGTGGCGCGCATCGCCACCACGCGCCTGTCGCATGCCCCGCGTCCGCTGCGCCTGTCCTATGCCGGGCAGTGCCTGCGGGTGCGCAGCGCCGGGCTGGCCACCGAGCGGCAGGTGGCGCAGGCCGGGATCGAGCTGATCGGCCCCGACAGCCCCGATGCGGATGCCGAGATCGCCGCGGTCGGCGCCGAGGCGCTCGCCGCCGTCGGGCTGACCCGGGTGTCGTTCGACCTGACCCTGCCGCCTTTCGTGCCGACCCTGCTGGACGAGGCCGGCTTCACCGCTGAGGCGGGCGCGAGCCTCGGCCGGGCGCTCGACCGCAAGGATGCTGCTGCCGTCACCGAGCTGGGCGGTTCGCTCGCGGGCACGCTGACCGATCTGCTGCTGGCCGCCGGGCCGGCCGAGCGGGCCCTGGCCGCGCTGGAGGCGGCGGCGCTGCCGCCGGGCGCGCGGGCCCTGGCCAAGCGCCTGGCCGCGACCGTCGCCGCCATCCGTGCCCGCGCGCCCGGGCTGCGGCTGACCATCGACCCCGTCGAATTCCGAGGCTTCCGCTACCATACCGGCGTGACGCTGACCGTGTATGCGCCCGGCCGGCACGAGGAACTCGGGCGCGGCGGCCGCTACCTGTGCGGCGACACCGAGCCGGCGACCGGGCTGACGCTCTATCCCGATGCGGTGTTGCGCGCCGCCCCGCCGCGCGCGCCCAAGCCGCGCGTCTATGTGCCCGTCGAGGCCGATGCCACCCGTGCGGCCGCGCTGCGCGCCGAGGGCTACGCCACCGTCGCCGGGCTTGAAGCCGTGGCCGATCCGGCCGCGGAGGCGCGGCGGCTTGCCTGCACCCATGTCCTGATCGCGGGTGGCCTTACTGCCCTCGCTGCGGAGTAG
- a CDS encoding AfsR/SARP family transcriptional regulator has protein sequence MLTVKLLGEMQVLRDTAPLALPQPWKTRALLGYLVVTGRSPRRERLCTLLWDVPDDPHGALRWSLSKLRMLVDEPSRAAASGRNRRSGMATGNPLLQHR, from the coding sequence ATGCTGACTGTCAAATTGCTCGGCGAGATGCAGGTGTTGCGCGACACGGCGCCACTCGCGCTGCCGCAGCCGTGGAAGACGCGGGCCCTGCTTGGGTATCTCGTCGTGACCGGACGATCGCCTCGGCGGGAACGACTCTGCACGCTGCTGTGGGACGTGCCCGATGATCCGCACGGGGCCCTGCGCTGGAGCCTGAGCAAGTTGCGTATGCTGGTCGACGAACCCTCCCGGGCTGCCGCGTCCGGGCGAAATCGCCGATCCGGCATGGCGACAGGAAATCCGCTTCTGCAACACCGCTGA
- a CDS encoding alpha/beta fold hydrolase: MTHLEHDWESPVWRHWIRSLSRDFCLIRHDERANGLSDWEVDDVSFEALARDLDAVVAATGLRHFPLLGISQGCAVAYTVRHPDRVSHLVLCGSYAAGWATGGTPEEASKRTALATLTRHGRGQDNPAFRQVFTSLFIPDARPEQMQWFNDLQGVTVSPENAFRLQHVFSGIEIRPLLAEVQAPTLVLHSRHDCVVPFEQERLLASGIPGRASSRLKAAIIFRWKKNPPGCDF, from the coding sequence ATGACGCATCTGGAACATGATTGGGAAAGTCCGGTCTGGCGCCACTGGATCCGCAGTCTGTCACGCGACTTCTGCCTGATCCGCCATGACGAGCGAGCCAATGGCCTGTCCGATTGGGAGGTGGACGACGTTTCCTTCGAGGCACTGGCCCGTGACCTCGATGCCGTGGTCGCGGCGACCGGATTGCGGCACTTCCCGCTGCTCGGGATCTCGCAGGGCTGCGCGGTCGCCTATACGGTGCGCCATCCGGACCGCGTCAGCCATCTCGTGCTGTGCGGCAGCTACGCGGCGGGCTGGGCCACGGGCGGCACGCCGGAGGAGGCGAGCAAGCGAACGGCGCTCGCGACCCTGACCCGGCATGGCCGGGGCCAGGACAATCCGGCTTTCCGGCAGGTCTTCACCTCGCTGTTCATTCCCGACGCGAGGCCGGAGCAGATGCAGTGGTTCAACGACCTGCAGGGCGTGACCGTCTCACCCGAAAACGCGTTCCGGCTGCAGCATGTGTTCAGCGGCATCGAGATCCGCCCGCTGCTCGCAGAGGTGCAGGCCCCGACCCTGGTGCTGCACAGCCGCCACGACTGCGTCGTGCCGTTCGAGCAGGAGCGCTTGCTGGCTTCTGGAATCCCGGGGCGCGCTTCGTCCCGCTTGAAAGCCGCAATCATCTTCCGCTGGAAGAAGAACCCGCCTGGCTGCGATTTCTGA
- a CDS encoding adenylosuccinate synthase — translation MANVAVIGAQWGDEGKGKVVDWLASRADIVVRFQGGHNAGHTLVVGGQTYKLSLLPSGVVRGKLGVIGNGVVIDPEALLSEIAKVEAQGLKVTPDSLRIAENAALILPLHAALDRARETARGDRKIGTTGRGIGPAYEDKVARRAIRACDLAEPETLASKLDELLLHHNTLLAGLGAETFEKQALLDRLLALAPKLLPFVEPVWERLDEARRAGRRILFEGAQAVMLDVDHGTYPFVTSSNTVAATAASGSGIGPASVGFVLGIAKAYCTRVGSGPFPTELHDATGTLLGDRGHEFGTVTGRRRRCGWFDAVLVRQAVKVGGIQGLALTKLDVLDGLPTLKVCVGYRIGDETYRHFPAGMRAQAAAEPIYEELEGWSASTAGARSWADLPAAAIKYVRRIEELVEAPVTLLSTSPERDDTILVRDPFED, via the coding sequence ATGGCCAATGTCGCGGTGATCGGCGCCCAATGGGGCGACGAGGGCAAGGGCAAGGTGGTCGACTGGCTGGCCAGTCGCGCCGACATCGTCGTGCGGTTCCAGGGCGGCCACAATGCCGGCCATACCCTGGTGGTGGGCGGGCAGACCTACAAGCTGTCGCTGCTGCCCTCGGGCGTGGTGCGCGGCAAGCTCGGCGTGATCGGCAACGGCGTGGTGATCGACCCGGAGGCGCTGCTCTCCGAAATCGCCAAGGTCGAGGCGCAGGGCCTGAAGGTCACGCCGGACAGCCTGCGCATCGCCGAGAACGCGGCGCTGATCCTGCCGCTGCACGCTGCCCTCGACCGTGCCCGCGAAACCGCGCGCGGTGACCGCAAGATCGGCACCACCGGCCGCGGCATCGGCCCGGCCTACGAGGACAAGGTGGCGCGCCGCGCCATCCGCGCCTGCGACCTGGCCGAGCCGGAAACACTGGCCAGCAAGCTCGACGAGCTGCTGCTGCACCACAACACGCTGCTGGCGGGGCTGGGCGCCGAGACCTTCGAGAAGCAGGCGCTGCTCGACCGGCTGCTGGCGCTGGCGCCGAAGCTGCTGCCCTTCGTGGAGCCGGTGTGGGAACGCCTCGACGAGGCCCGGCGGGCCGGGCGGCGCATCCTGTTCGAAGGCGCCCAGGCGGTGATGCTGGACGTCGATCACGGCACCTATCCCTTCGTCACCAGCAGCAACACGGTGGCCGCGACCGCGGCCTCGGGCTCCGGCATCGGCCCGGCGTCGGTGGGATTCGTCCTGGGTATCGCCAAGGCTTACTGCACGCGGGTGGGATCAGGCCCGTTCCCGACGGAGCTGCATGACGCCACCGGCACGCTGCTCGGCGATCGCGGGCACGAGTTCGGCACCGTCACCGGGCGGCGGCGCCGCTGCGGCTGGTTCGATGCGGTGCTGGTGCGCCAGGCGGTGAAGGTGGGCGGCATCCAGGGCCTGGCACTGACCAAGCTGGACGTGCTGGATGGCCTGCCGACGCTGAAGGTCTGCGTCGGCTACCGCATCGGCGACGAGACCTACCGGCATTTCCCGGCGGGCATGCGCGCCCAGGCGGCGGCCGAGCCGATCTACGAGGAACTGGAGGGCTGGTCGGCCTCGACGGCGGGGGCGCGTAGCTGGGCGGACCTGCCGGCTGCCGCCATCAAGTATGTCCGGCGCATCGAGGAACTGGTCGAGGCGCCGGTGACGCTGCTTTCCACCAGCCCGGAACGCGACGACACCATCCTGGTGCGGGATCCCTTCGAGGACTGA
- a CDS encoding DUF1127 domain-containing protein, with product MCPPHRPAPRERKEDETHANGIIDGDGIGMRGILFLDRLHLSLRRHRMARTLEELSDATLKDIGVARCEITHLAQTAWTDSGEAMALSPALHQGLVFSPFAWLRHVPFDPVGSMSFPSCWRWASVPCQRGPMAATAW from the coding sequence ATGTGCCCACCGCATCGTCCCGCTCCGAGAGAACGCAAGGAGGACGAGACTCATGCAAATGGGATTATCGACGGCGATGGGATTGGGATGAGGGGCATTCTTTTCCTGGACCGATTGCACCTGAGCCTGCGGCGCCACCGCATGGCGCGAACCCTGGAGGAACTCAGCGACGCAACGCTGAAGGATATCGGTGTGGCGCGATGCGAGATCACCCATCTGGCGCAAACAGCCTGGACCGACAGCGGCGAGGCGATGGCATTATCACCCGCTTTGCATCAGGGGCTGGTCTTTTCACCCTTCGCCTGGTTGCGGCATGTCCCGTTCGATCCCGTTGGTTCTATGTCCTTCCCGTCGTGTTGGCGCTGGGCTTCGGTGCCTTGCCAGCGTGGGCCGATGGCGGCGACTGCGTGGTGA
- a CDS encoding IS110 family RNA-guided transposase, translating into MFVGIDVAKKHLDVHVLPAATSFRVDRDGAGLDDLRDRLQGLSPALIILEATGGYEKVVLATLAGAGLPVLAVNPRQIRDFARACGRLAKTDQLDAAVIARFAERIRPELRPLPDAATQMLGEIAARRRQIIDMISAESMRLKQATARKLQRGINAHLAWLQQELTDIDTDLDSAIRESDVWSRNEALLDSVPGVGKTTARTLLAELPELGTLDRRHISALAGLAPFNHDSGTHRGKRSIRGGRTVVRSALFMAAWVATRRNPILKSVYERLIAAGKAHMVALVACMRKLLTILNAIIRDQQPWQAA; encoded by the coding sequence ATGTTTGTTGGCATCGACGTTGCCAAGAAGCATCTTGATGTGCATGTGCTACCGGCGGCGACCAGTTTTCGTGTCGATCGGGACGGTGCCGGCCTGGATGATTTACGCGATCGGCTGCAGGGCTTGTCGCCTGCGCTGATCATTCTGGAGGCGACCGGAGGATACGAAAAGGTGGTGCTGGCCACTCTGGCTGGCGCTGGCCTGCCGGTGCTGGCGGTCAATCCCCGCCAGATCCGCGACTTCGCTCGCGCCTGCGGCCGGCTGGCCAAGACCGATCAGCTCGATGCCGCGGTGATCGCCCGCTTCGCCGAACGTATCCGTCCAGAGTTGCGGCCGTTGCCGGATGCCGCAACCCAGATGTTGGGCGAGATCGCCGCGCGGCGCCGCCAGATCATCGACATGATCTCCGCCGAAAGCATGCGCCTCAAGCAGGCCACCGCCCGCAAGCTGCAGCGCGGCATCAACGCCCACCTCGCCTGGTTACAGCAGGAACTCACTGACATCGATACGGATCTTGATAGCGCCATTCGCGAGAGTGACGTGTGGTCACGCAATGAGGCGTTGCTCGACTCGGTGCCAGGCGTTGGCAAGACAACCGCCCGCACCCTGCTGGCCGAACTCCCTGAACTGGGGACGCTCGACCGACGACATATCTCCGCTCTCGCCGGCCTCGCTCCGTTCAACCACGACAGCGGAACCCATCGCGGCAAACGCAGCATTCGCGGCGGACGCACCGTGGTGCGCTCCGCCCTCTTCATGGCTGCCTGGGTCGCCACACGCCGCAACCCCATCCTCAAGTCGGTCTACGAGCGTCTGATCGCCGCGGGCAAAGCACACATGGTCGCCCTCGTCGCCTGCATGCGCAAACTTCTCACAATCCTCAATGCCATCATCCGGGACCAGCAACCGTGGCAAGCCGCTTGA